In one window of Candidatus Thermoplasmatota archaeon DNA:
- a CDS encoding methyltransferase domain-containing protein, whose product MATRRGSRAERRETVRGFSASGDFVERLEGPERREAIPKEDIMPRLGLSKRDLAVDLGAGIGYFTFPMAELVSEVISVDIEPRMLSVLASRMKGLGIGNVRLIQGEMTALPIADSCVDFVLAAFVYHEVADQGRLLDECARVLKPSGRLVVIDFQKHETSIGPPVSERKTPAHVLRTAKPFFRLASRYETDVFYLLSLTRI is encoded by the coding sequence CGTCCGCGGGTTCAGTGCCTCGGGTGACTTCGTGGAGCGGCTCGAAGGTCCCGAGAGGCGCGAGGCGATCCCAAAGGAAGACATCATGCCTAGGTTGGGTTTGTCGAAACGAGACCTCGCCGTTGACTTGGGCGCTGGAATCGGCTACTTCACATTTCCGATGGCCGAGCTAGTATCCGAGGTCATCTCCGTTGACATTGAGCCTAGGATGTTGAGCGTCCTCGCTTCCCGCATGAAGGGTCTAGGAATTGGGAATGTGCGCCTCATTCAGGGCGAGATGACAGCATTGCCGATAGCTGATTCATGTGTCGATTTTGTATTGGCCGCTTTTGTCTATCACGAGGTCGCGGACCAAGGGAGGCTACTAGACGAGTGTGCCAGGGTCCTGAAACCCTCAGGGCGCCTCGTGGTGATAGACTTCCAGAAGCATGAGACCTCAATCGGCCCTCCGGTGAGCGAGCGCAAGACCCCCGCCCACGTACTCAGGACAGCGAAGCCGTTTTTCCGATTGGCTTCGCGATACGAGACCGATGTCTTCTATTTGCTCAGTCTGACAAGAATCTGA